One genomic segment of Primulina tabacum isolate GXHZ01 chromosome 9, ASM2559414v2, whole genome shotgun sequence includes these proteins:
- the LOC142555430 gene encoding LOW QUALITY PROTEIN: polyadenylate-binding protein-interacting protein 7-like (The sequence of the model RefSeq protein was modified relative to this genomic sequence to represent the inferred CDS: deleted 1 base in 1 codon) produces the protein MNFPDKGASIGDKKLGAAKATLNPNAAEFVPFALRAPAVGSSSGDTSSKYITSAAASPGKAMLDRSESSVSNKSDEEAQRYWSHQLPDDITLDFKGMGIDDIQDINSLSPSILSSTDVNEGSRYSDLTGSSFILTGQKGLSPHSIHGNRFTEKLKHPLSSYEDYPSPTGFHPSLSKPWDKQNVSNDQVISREGPPYNGNSRHSFLADLSNDQPLVDNVEVNPLEFLASQFPGFAAESHGEVYFASGGDLNLTIEILTQLELQVDGGLNQILNPKALSAPNLNALDFPALSAADGQNGLAKFSSEMDPYRSSEKESSLLFKSSSSFPSRGDTDFASVVRRMASQDSSIWKYERSGSAHPSIGSSRSSQLASSHNGGQSRSIYGDRLPNRGSAHASSVWLETGDAVASMYSEIREEARDHARIRNSYFEQARQAYLVGNKALAKELSIKGQLHNMHMKTAHGKAQESIYRQRNPDAQSNGRERMIDLHGLHVSEAIHVLKRELTLMKNTARSAGQCLLAYICVGTGHHTRGSRTPARLPTAVQRYLLEEEGLDYSEPQPGLLRVVIY, from the exons ATGAACTTTCCGGATAAGGGAGCTTCCATCGGTGACAAAAAACTTGGTGCT GCAAAAGCAACTTTGAATCCCAATGCTGCCGAATTTGTTCCTTTTGCTCTGAGGGCTCCTGCTGTGGGCAGTAGCAGTGGAGATACCTCATCAAAATATATCACCTCCGCTGCAGCCTCACCAGGAAAAGCTATGTTAGATAGATCAGAATCCTCAGTTTCAAATAAGTCCGACGAAGAAGCTCAGCGGTACTGGAGCCACCAGCTTCCAGATGATATTACTCTTGACTTTAAGGGTATGGGCATTGATGATATTCAAGATATCAACAGCTTGTCACCTTCGATCTTATCCTCAACTGATGTTAATGAAGGGTCGAGATATTCTGATTTGACTGGTAGTAGCTTTATTTTGACTGGGCAGAAGGGATTATCACCCCATTCTATTCATGGCAATAGGTTTACCGAGAAGCTCAAGCATCCTCTCTCTTCCTACGAGGATTACCCATCTCCTACTGGTTTTCATCCTTCACTTTCTAAACCATGGGACAAACAAAACGTCAGCAATGACCAGGTTATTTCAAGAGAAGGACCTCCTTATAATGGAAATTCAAGACACAGTTTTTTAGCTGATTTGTCAAATGATCAACCATTGGTGGATAATGTGGAAGTGAATCCACTTGAATTTCTGGCTTCTCAATTTCCTGGTTTTGCTGCAGAAAGTCACGGAGAGGTGTATTTTGCCAGCGGAGGTGACTTAAATCTGACAATTGAGATACTCACTCAGCTCGAG CTTCAGGTTGATGGGGGCTTGAATCAGATTCTGAATCCAAAGGCCTTGTCTGCTCCAAATCTAAATGCATTGGATTTTCCTGCTCTTTCTGCAGCAGATGGTCAAAATGGTTTGGCAAAATTTAGCAGTGAGATGGATCCATATCGGTCTTCGGAAAAGGAAAGTTCACTACTATTCAAATCCAGTTCCTCCTTTCCGTCGAGAGGGGACACAGATTTTGCTTCTGTTGTAAGAAGAATGGCGTCTCAAGATTCTAGCATCTGGAAGTATGAACGAAGTGGTTCTGCACACCCAAGCATTGGTTCGAGTAGAAGTTCACAACTGGCAAGCTCACATAATGGTGGCCAAAGCAGAAGCATTTATGGTGACAGGTTGCCAAATCGAGGATCTGCTCATGCATCTTCTGTCTGGCTTGAAACTGGAGATGCTGTTG CAAGTATGTATTCTGAAATTCGGGAGGAAGCTCGTGATCATGCACGCATACGTAATTCATACTTCGAGCAG GCACGACAGGCATACCTAGTTGGTAACAAGGCTTTGGCCAAGGAGTTGAGTATTAAAGGGCAGTTGCATAACATGCACATGAAAACAGCCCATGGAAAGGCTCAAGAATCTATTTATCGTCAAAG GAATCCAGATGCTCAAAGCAATGGAAGAGAGCGAATGATCGACCTACACGGTCTACATGTAAGTGAAGCCATTCACGTGCTCAAGCGGGAACTCACACTAATGAAGAACACGGCCAGGTCTGCAGGCCAGTGTTTGCTGGCTTATATATGCGTTGGCACAGGTCACCACACAAGGGGTTCAAGAACCCCTGCTCGACTTCCCACTGCTGTTCAGCGCTACCTGCTAGAGGAAGAGGGGCTCGATTACTCTGAGCCACAGCCAGGCCTCCTTCGAGTTGTCATATACTGA
- the LOC142556609 gene encoding protein DELAY OF GERMINATION 1-like — protein sequence MGNSDDRTVLPCMYKEWMSLQEQELSDLLQHSLNLNKSDQNATDDEEMASLLDNIAHNFKDYAVRRRSLARKDVCGFLSQSWRTTFENSISWMGGCRPSSFFRLFYALCGSEIDSRLSQFFQDGSSSEFPVLSAIQLSSTDSLQRRTIADEEKLSTKLASLQQEIADMPLALIARKSSPEYKLKEEATEAISKIEEAMVCMIEEADELRLKTYEELVKILTPAQALDYIIAAKKLRLCVRAWGIEKDRERARE from the exons ATGGGAAATAGTGATGATAGGACCGTGCTTCCATGCATGTACAAGGAATGGATGAGTCTGCAAGAACAAGAACTCTCTGACCTTCTCCAGCATTCCCTAAACCTAAACAAAAGTGATCAAAACGCTACTGATGACGAGGAAATGGCTTCACTTCTCGACAACATTGCCCACAACTTTAAAGACTACGCCGTCAGGCGCCGCAGCCTCGCCCGCAAGGATGTCTGCGGTTTCCTCTCGCAGAGCTGGCGCACCACGTTCGAGAACTCGATTTCTTGGATGGGAGGCTGCAGGCCATCTTCCTTTTTCAGATTGTTCTACGCACTATGTGGTTCTGAAATAGACTCCAGGCTCTCCCAGTTTTTTCAAG ATGGCAGTAGCAGCGAGTTCCCTGTGCTCTCGGCTATCCAGCTTTCTTCAACCGATAGTTTACAAAGAAGAACAATAGCAGATGAAGAAAAGCTGTCGACTAAACTAGCTAGTTTGCAGCAAGAAATAGCAGATATGCCGCTTGCCCTGATCGCGAGAAAATCCAGCCCAGAATACAAGCTCAAGGAAGAGGCTACAGAAGCAATCAGCAAGATCGAAGAGGCCATGGTGTGTATGATTGAAGAAGCCGATGAGTTGAGGCTAAAAACATACGAAGAACTGGTGAAAATACTCACACCAGCCCAAGCTCTTGACTACATAATAGCTGCCAAGAAACTTCGACTGTGTGTTCGGGCGTGGGGTATTGAAAAGGATCGAGAGCGTGCAAGGGAGTAG
- the LOC142555431 gene encoding G-protein coupled receptor 1 isoform X1, with protein MATVQAIMGNLTVTERGILSAINSGASSLSLIGSGFIVLCYLLFKELRKFSFKLVFFLALSDMFCSFFGIIGDPSKGLFCYVQVYTTHFFCVASFLWTTTIAFTLHRTVVRHKTDVEDLEPMFHLYVWGTSVVTTVIRSIGNDHSHISRIGAWCWAQTGRTGKAVHFITFYAPLWVAILFNGITYFQVIRMINNATRMAVGMSEWAYQSDARPDMKVLNRWGYYPLILIGSWFFGTINRIHDFIEPGHKIFWLSVLDVGMSALMGLFNSIAYGLNSSVRRAIYERLDLLPDGFRRWFPKSWKPRGQQLDSELVSLKIEDQR; from the exons ATGGCCACCGTACAGGCAATTATGGGGAACTTGACGGTGACGGAACGAGGAATTCTATCGGCGATCAACTCCGGCGCCTCCAGTCTATCGCTAATCGGCTCCGGATTCATAGTTCTCTGTTATTTACTATTTAAAGAGCTCCGCAAGTTCTCTTTCAAGCTTGTTTTCTTCCTCGCACTTTCG GACATGTTCTGCAGTTTCTTCGGCATCATTGG GGATCCATCCAAAGGACTCTTTTGTTATGTCCAAGTCTACACAACACACTTTTTCTGTGTGGCTTCTTTCCTATGGACAACTACTATTGCATTTACTCTACACCGAACAGTTGTTAGACATAAAACTGATGTGGAGGATTTGGAGCCAATGTTTCATCTGTATGTGTGGG GAACCTCGGTTGTCACGACAGTAATACGCTCTATTGGAAATGACCACAGTCATATAAGTCGTATAGGCGCATGGTGTTGGGCACAAACAGGGCGTACAGGAAAG GCGGTTCACTTTATAACATTTTATGCTCCTCTGTGGGTCGCAATTCTTTTCAATGGCATCACCTATTTTCAAGTGATACGCATGATAAACAACGCAACTCGT ATGGCGGTTGGAATGTCAGAATGGGCATACCAATCAGATGCACGGCCAGATATGAAg GTGCTGAATCGATGGGGTTACTATCCACTTATACTCATAGGATCATGGTTCTTTGGCACAATTAACCGTATCCACGACTTCATTGAACCAGGTCATAAAATCTTTTGGCTGTCAGTTCTTGATGTTGGCATGTCAGCACTTATG GGCCTCTTCAACTCAATAGCATATGGTCTCAACTCGTCAGTGAGGAGGGCCATTTACGAAAGATTGGATCT GTTACCAGATGGATTTAGAAGATGGTTTCCGAAGAGTTGGAAGCCAAGGGGCCAACAACTGGACAGTGAGCTGGTTTCATTGAAAATCGAAGACCAACGGTGA
- the LOC142555431 gene encoding G-protein coupled receptor 1 isoform X2, translating to MQDMFCSFFGIIGDPSKGLFCYVQVYTTHFFCVASFLWTTTIAFTLHRTVVRHKTDVEDLEPMFHLYVWGTSVVTTVIRSIGNDHSHISRIGAWCWAQTGRTGKAVHFITFYAPLWVAILFNGITYFQVIRMINNATRMAVGMSEWAYQSDARPDMKVLNRWGYYPLILIGSWFFGTINRIHDFIEPGHKIFWLSVLDVGMSALMGLFNSIAYGLNSSVRRAIYERLDLLPDGFRRWFPKSWKPRGQQLDSELVSLKIEDQR from the exons ATGCAGGACATGTTCTGCAGTTTCTTCGGCATCATTGG GGATCCATCCAAAGGACTCTTTTGTTATGTCCAAGTCTACACAACACACTTTTTCTGTGTGGCTTCTTTCCTATGGACAACTACTATTGCATTTACTCTACACCGAACAGTTGTTAGACATAAAACTGATGTGGAGGATTTGGAGCCAATGTTTCATCTGTATGTGTGGG GAACCTCGGTTGTCACGACAGTAATACGCTCTATTGGAAATGACCACAGTCATATAAGTCGTATAGGCGCATGGTGTTGGGCACAAACAGGGCGTACAGGAAAG GCGGTTCACTTTATAACATTTTATGCTCCTCTGTGGGTCGCAATTCTTTTCAATGGCATCACCTATTTTCAAGTGATACGCATGATAAACAACGCAACTCGT ATGGCGGTTGGAATGTCAGAATGGGCATACCAATCAGATGCACGGCCAGATATGAAg GTGCTGAATCGATGGGGTTACTATCCACTTATACTCATAGGATCATGGTTCTTTGGCACAATTAACCGTATCCACGACTTCATTGAACCAGGTCATAAAATCTTTTGGCTGTCAGTTCTTGATGTTGGCATGTCAGCACTTATG GGCCTCTTCAACTCAATAGCATATGGTCTCAACTCGTCAGTGAGGAGGGCCATTTACGAAAGATTGGATCT GTTACCAGATGGATTTAGAAGATGGTTTCCGAAGAGTTGGAAGCCAAGGGGCCAACAACTGGACAGTGAGCTGGTTTCATTGAAAATCGAAGACCAACGGTGA
- the LOC142555429 gene encoding ER membrane protein complex subunit 7 homolog: protein MASSPSSIFLSLFLLLLPCALGISDKNEEGFSVNGKVRFPGYSATGFGLSAKLSHVKVILNGGQKVTFLRPDGYFSFHNVPAGTHLIEVTAIGYFFSPIRVDVSARNPGKVQAALMETRRVLTELVLEPLQEENYYEIREPFSVMSILKSPMGLMVGFMAIVMFVMPKLVDPEELKRAQEEMGNQGVPSLANFLSGAQQRNN, encoded by the exons ATGGCATCGAGTCCCTCTTCGATCTTTCTGTCGCTGTTCTTACTCCTTTTGCCCTGTGCACTCGGGATCTCTGATAA GAATGAAGAGGGATTCAGCGTCAATGGTAAAGTTAGATTTCCAG gatATAGTGCCACAGGATTTGGTCTCTCGGCGAAACTTTCCCATGTCAAAGTCATACTCAATGGTGGCCAGAAAGTTACTTTTTTGAGGCCAGATGGATATTTTTCATT CCATAATGTGCCCGCAGGGACTCATCTTATTGAAGTGACTGCAATAGGCTATTTCTTCTCTCCG ATTCGAGTTGATGTCAGTGCCAGGAATCCTGGTAAGGTCCAGGCAGCGTTGATGGAGACCAGAAGAGTATTGACAGAGCTTGTTTTGGAGCCACTGCAAGAGGAAAATTATTATGAG ATAAGAGAACCATTTTCTGTAATGTCCATCTTAAAAAGCCCCATGGGTTTGATGGTTGGATTTATGGCGATTGTGATGTTTGTGATGCCCAAACTTGTGG ATCCTGAAGAACTTAAACGAGCCCAGGAAGAAATGGGAAACCAGGGTGTTCCCTCTCTTGCAAACTTTCTGTCCGGAGCCCAGCAAAGGAACAATTAG